The genomic interval ACAAATGTACCAAGCGAATAGGAAGCTCACAGGATCGATGTGATGATAGCAATGGTACGAAAGCATCATCCTCACCCACTTGAGCAAGTCAGAGAGCGTGGAAGAGGACGCTACGATAATCGTAGACGAAAGAAGAGCCGTAAGAGGCGGCACTAGAAGAAACCGGAGGCGGACgggtaccatcaacatgaccccaAAAGATTAAGTCCGCGAAGAAGCACACGTAAAGTGGACGACCATGCTTTATAATTCTTGCCATTGAGCATAACGTCCGCCTTTTGCAGATAAGAAACCTGGGCAGAGGCCATGGAAAACACACTGCGGGCTGAGGGCGGCGCGGCCCAGCGTAACAGCGGCAAACGCGGCGAGGGCCGAGGACGGCGCAGCGGCGCGGGGCGTGCTGACACGCGCTGGGGCCGAGGACGGCACGGGCTACTGATGCGTGACGGGCGTGCGGGCGGCGCTACTGACGCTGCTACTGACGGACTGAGCCGGTCACGCGTGGGCGAGTGGCTACTGACGGGGCTGCGCGCCAGGGCGCGCGGGCGGCAAGCGGCGGGCGGGCGCAGGCGCGGTAGGGCGGCCGGGCCGGTCGCGCGCGCGAAGGCGTTGGGGACGCTGGCTACAGCGGCGCTG from Dioscorea cayenensis subsp. rotundata cultivar TDr96_F1 chromosome 7, TDr96_F1_v2_PseudoChromosome.rev07_lg8_w22 25.fasta, whole genome shotgun sequence carries:
- the LOC120264649 gene encoding uncharacterized protein LOC120264649; translation: MENTLRAEGGAAQRNSGKRGEGRGRRSGAGRADTRWGRGRHGLLMRDGRAGGATDAATDGLSRSRVGEWLLTGLRARARGRQAAGGRRRGRAAGPVARAKALGTLATAALMAGAGLGAGEALWRASVAAGRRGALGWAARGRPSGERGRR